A window from Candidatus Methanomethylicota archaeon encodes these proteins:
- a CDS encoding CCDC90 family protein: AATKSDIESLRKEVKSDIEALRKEFKSDIEALRGEFREDIGRVDGRISSLEQRVGALEQRVARLEGSINLFMKLFVAFNLPLLVSVVAALVTLLLRAP, translated from the coding sequence GCAGCGACGAAGAGTGATATAGAATCCTTGAGGAAGGAAGTTAAAAGTGATATAGAGGCTTTGAGGAAGGAATTCAAAAGCGATATAGAGGCTCTTAGGGGGGAGTTTAGGGAGGATATTGGGAGGGTTGATGGGAGGATCAGTAGTCTTGAGCAGAGGGTTGGTGCTCTCGAGCAGAGGGTTGCTAGGTTGGAGGGATCTATAAACCTATTCATGAAGCTATTTGTAGCATTCAACTTGCCACTACTGGTGAGCGTAGTAGCCGCATTGGTAACACTACTACTTAGAGCACCATAA